A stretch of Elgaria multicarinata webbii isolate HBS135686 ecotype San Diego chromosome 5, rElgMul1.1.pri, whole genome shotgun sequence DNA encodes these proteins:
- the CNGA4 gene encoding cyclic nucleotide-gated cation channel alpha-4, producing the protein MNGLAQVFRTRAKDQGKAELIQTGESSAGAAPKQRNDPGKRKRILDPSGDYYYWWLILMVVPILYNWIILICRSCFLDLQQKYLLVWLALDYLCDLLYLLDIVVHFHTGFLEQGILIQDRSQISRRYRRTSTFFWDLVSVLPTDLLYLYLGMNTPAVRANRFLRTPRLFEAFDRIETRTAHPNTFRIAKLMLYVFVTIHWNSCFYFALSGFIGYGADEWVYPNISAPEFNRLLRQYLYSFYFSTLILTTVGDTPMPQREEEFLFMAVDFLLAVMGFATIMGSMTSVVSNMNQADAAFYPDHDLVKDYLHTHCGNHRLRRHVVDWYQHLQMEKKMTNELQILQHLPERLRAEVAVSVHLPTLRKVQIFQHCEQSLLEELVLKLTPLVYSPGEYVCKKGDVGREMYFIREGQLAVVADDGVTQYAVLGEGLYFGEISIINIKGNKSGNRRTANIKSIGFSDLFCLSKEDLTEVLAEFPNAKTLLEAKGREILLKMDKLDINAEAAEIAQQEEEQRRAAALEEGLDLLQTKLARILAGLESSAFKMALRLEHLEWQMREWGDGEEEEEEEEEEEEEEEEEREAGAEP; encoded by the exons ATGAATGGCCTGGCCCAGGTCTTCAGAACACGGGCCAAGGACCAGGGCAAGGCGGAGCTCATCCAGACAGGGGAGAGCAGCGCCGGAGCCGCCCCCAAGCAGCG CAATGACCCTGGCAAAAGGAAACGGATCCTGGACCCGTCTGGGGACTATTATTACTGGTGGCTCATTCTGATGGTGGTCCCCATCCTGTACAACTGGATCATCCTCATTTGCAG GTCCTGCTTTCTGGACTTACAGCAGAAATACCTCTTGGTGTGGCTGGCCCTGGACTACCTGTGCGACCTGCTGTACCTGCTGGACATTGTGGTGCATTTCCACACCG GGTTCCTGGAGCAGGGCATCCTGATTCAGGACCGGTCCCAGATCTCCCGGCGCTACCGGCGGACCTCCACCTTCTTCTGGGACCTCGTCTCTGTGCTCCCCACAGACTTGCTATACCTGTACCTGGGGATGAACACACCAGCAGTCCGGGCCAACCGCTTCCTGCGCACCCCTCGGCTCTTTGAGGCCTTTGACCGGATCGAGACGCGCACGGCCCACCCCAACACCTTCCGCATCGCCAAGCTGATGCTCTACGTCTTCGTCACCATCCACTGGAACAGCTGCTTCTACTTCGCGCTCTCCGGCTTCATCGGCTACGGGGCGGACGAGTGGGTCTACCCCAACATCAGCGCGCCCGAATTCAACCGGCTCCTGCGCCAGTACCTGTACAGCTTCTATTTCTCCACGCTCATCCTGACCACGGTGGGCGACACGCCCATGCCCCAGCGGGAGGAGGAGTTCCTCTTCATGGCCGTGGACTTCCTGCTGGCCGTCATGGGCTTCGCCACCATCATGGGCAGCATGACCTCCGTCGTCTCCAACATGAACCAGGCCGATGCGGCCTTCTACCCCGACCACGACCTGGTGAAGGACTACCTGCACACGCACTGCGGCAACCACCGCCTCCGGCGCCACGTGGTCGACTGGTACCAGCACCTGCAGATGGAGAAGAAGATGACCAACGAGCTGCAGATCCTGCAGCACCTTCCCGAGCGCCTGCGGGCCGAGGTAGCCGTCAGCGTCCACCTGCCCACCCTCCGCAAGGTGCAGATCTTCCAGCACTGCGAGCAGAGCCTGCTGGAGGAGCTGGTGCTGAAGCTGACGCCCCTGGTCTACAGCCCCGGCGAGTACGTCTGCAAGAAGGGCGACGTGGGCCGGGAGATGTACTTCATCCGCGAGGGGCAGCTGGCCGTGGTGGCCGACGACGGCGTGACCCAGTATGCCGTGCTGGGAGAGGGGCTGTACTTCGGGGAGATCAGCATCATCAACATCAAAG gGAACAAGTCCGGGAACCGGCGCACAGCCAACATCAAGAGCATCGGTTTCTCGGACCTCTTCTGCCTGTCCAAGGAGGACCTGACGGAGGTGCTGGCCGAGTTCCCCAACGCCAAGACCCTGCTGGAGGCCAAAGGCCGGGAGATCCTGCTCAAGATGGACAAGCTGGACATCAACGCAGAGGCCGCAGAAATTgcacagcaggaggaggagcagcgtcGGGCGGCCGCCCTCGAGGAGGGCCTGGACCTGCTGCAGACGAAGCTCGCCCGGATCTTGGCTGGGCTGGAGTCCAGCGCCTTCAAGATGGCCCTGCGCCTGGAGCACCTGGAGTGGCAGATGCGCGAGTGGGgcgatggggaggaggaggaggaggaggaggaggaggaggaggaggaggaggaggaggagagggaggcagggGCAGAGCCTTAA